One genomic window of Armatimonadota bacterium includes the following:
- the ribE gene encoding 6,7-dimethyl-8-ribityllumazine synthase yields the protein MAKVYEGQLVAKGLKFGIVASRFNEFITTKLLEGALDAIKRHGASGDDVEIAWVPGAFEIPVIAKKMAESGKYDAVICVGAVIRGSTPHFDYVAAEVSKGIANVGLAVGVPVIFGVLTTDSIEQAIERAGTKAGNKGFDAAESAIEMANLVRSIGK from the coding sequence ATGGCTAAGGTATATGAGGGTCAGCTCGTTGCGAAAGGCTTGAAGTTCGGTATAGTGGCGAGCAGGTTTAACGAGTTTATAACAACCAAGCTCCTAGAGGGAGCGCTAGATGCGATCAAACGTCATGGCGCATCCGGTGATGATGTCGAGATCGCATGGGTTCCCGGCGCGTTTGAGATACCGGTTATCGCCAAGAAGATGGCCGAGTCCGGAAAATACGATGCCGTGATCTGCGTGGGCGCAGTTATCAGGGGTTCCACACCTCACTTCGACTATGTCGCTGCAGAGGTCTCAAAAGGAATCGCAAATGTCGGACTGGCTGTGGGCGTGCCGGTCATTTTCGGCGTGCTCACTACAGACAGCATCGAGCAGGCTATCGAGCGAGCAGGAACCAAAGCAGGCAACAAGGGCTTTGATGCAGCCGAATCGGCCATAGAAATGGCTAATCTAGTCAGGAGTATCGGTAAATGA
- a CDS encoding trypsin-like peptidase domain-containing protein, whose protein sequence is MKRFIEYFVVFILGFIVCAGVLYRWYGPPTAGPVSAPNIPRGGPAVINGGSNSVSKAAAVVSDYVVNIDTVGKPTVQFNPFDFFGGMPEKVVPKGQGSGVIFSSDGYIVTNNHVAAGAEQMKVTLHNGKQYSARLIGRDPASDIAVVKIDAHGLKYARFSNSDTLKVGDWAIAVGSPLGYESTVTVGVVSALRRGPFNINGQTLQLEKLIQTDAAINPGNSGGALADINGNLIGINTMIASTSGGSIGIGFAIPSNTAKNVAEKLIKSGKVDHPYLGVMYGPFDSDRRKQLEQGGISGLPKADGAEIRGVRPGSPAEQAGLQVGDIILKVNGKAISNSSHVESGKTSVSNEVLRSKIGQSIKLQIWRRADGKIVDVTVRLGKMPADYGTQPQQ, encoded by the coding sequence ATGAAAAGATTTATAGAGTACTTCGTCGTTTTTATCCTTGGTTTTATTGTCTGCGCCGGGGTGCTCTACCGCTGGTATGGTCCTCCAACTGCCGGACCCGTCTCCGCTCCCAATATTCCGCGCGGCGGCCCGGCTGTCATCAATGGAGGCTCCAACAGTGTGAGCAAGGCTGCGGCTGTAGTAAGCGATTATGTGGTCAATATCGACACAGTCGGCAAGCCCACGGTTCAGTTTAACCCGTTTGATTTCTTCGGCGGCATGCCCGAGAAAGTTGTGCCGAAGGGCCAGGGTTCCGGCGTTATATTTAGCTCCGACGGCTATATCGTGACCAACAACCATGTCGCTGCCGGCGCTGAGCAGATGAAGGTCACTCTGCATAACGGCAAGCAGTACTCCGCAAGGCTTATCGGTCGTGACCCGGCATCTGATATAGCTGTGGTTAAGATCGATGCCCATGGGTTGAAGTATGCCAGGTTCTCCAATTCGGATACCCTCAAGGTTGGTGATTGGGCGATAGCTGTCGGCAGCCCGCTGGGGTATGAGTCTACAGTTACCGTGGGAGTTGTCAGCGCCCTGCGGCGTGGGCCTTTTAATATCAACGGCCAAACCCTGCAGCTCGAGAAACTCATCCAGACTGATGCGGCCATAAATCCCGGTAACAGCGGAGGCGCGCTGGCTGATATCAACGGCAATCTGATCGGCATTAATACTATGATCGCATCGACTTCCGGCGGCAGCATAGGCATCGGTTTTGCGATACCCAGCAATACGGCAAAGAACGTGGCGGAAAAGCTGATAAAGAGCGGCAAAGTGGATCATCCGTATTTGGGCGTTATGTATGGCCCATTTGATTCAGACCGAAGGAAGCAGCTAGAGCAAGGTGGAATTTCCGGCCTGCCGAAGGCCGATGGAGCCGAGATACGCGGTGTGCGCCCAGGCAGCCCTGCCGAGCAGGCTGGTCTGCAGGTCGGCGACATAATACTCAAGGTCAACGGCAAGGCAATTTCTAATTCCAGCCATGTCGAAAGCGGAAAGACGAGTGTCAGCAACGAGGTCTTGAGATCCAAGATCGGCCAGTCTATCAAGCTGCAGATATGGCGCCGCGCGGACGGCAAGATCGTCGATGTGACGGTGAGGCTCGGCAAGATGCCCGCCGATTATGGGACCCAGCCGCAGCAATGA
- the yfcE gene encoding phosphodiesterase, protein MKIGVISDTHGSIAAYEKALRFIGGADLIVHAGDVLYHPPRMGFMDGYDIPALVEAINSSDIPIVIAQGNCDAQVYEELLKIPVQSPYAYVSCCGVRIVINHGHMLSREQMIDLGKRYGAHYFVSGHTHMPVLESADGLVLMNPGSPSISKYELDGRPVPSVGVITETCAKIINIDDGSVIAELKSQKV, encoded by the coding sequence ATGAAGATAGGTGTAATCAGCGATACGCACGGCAGCATTGCCGCTTATGAAAAGGCTCTGCGCTTTATTGGCGGCGCTGACCTTATAGTCCATGCGGGGGATGTGCTCTATCATCCCCCGCGCATGGGTTTTATGGACGGCTACGACATCCCCGCTCTGGTCGAGGCCATAAACTCGTCCGATATCCCCATCGTAATCGCTCAAGGCAACTGTGATGCTCAGGTATACGAAGAGCTACTCAAGATTCCAGTGCAGTCGCCGTATGCGTATGTTTCATGCTGCGGTGTGCGTATTGTGATCAATCACGGCCACATGCTCTCACGCGAGCAGATGATTGATCTCGGCAAGCGCTATGGGGCGCATTACTTCGTCTCTGGGCATACTCATATGCCCGTGCTGGAGAGTGCGGATGGTCTTGTGCTGATGAACCCGGGCAGCCCGTCGATCTCCAAGTATGAGTTAGACGGCAGGCCGGTCCCGAGTGTCGGGGTCATTACAGAGACATGCGCGAAGATCATCAACATCGACGACGGGTCTGTAATCGCAGAGTTGAAAAGTCAAAAAGTTTGA